A window from Montipora capricornis isolate CH-2021 chromosome 7, ASM3666992v2, whole genome shotgun sequence encodes these proteins:
- the LOC138055410 gene encoding aurora kinase B-like: protein MKALIKEIQMCGASNSSKRKRCKQEVLPEGKMLRMLGEHPNLPFLFGVVTQRAPCALVMQFHGTGEESITLHKVVKERIFNKQLTAEVFTEIAQALRHIHAREIVHNDLKANNVIIQQQGEHYRSIIIDFGKSEEIVKLKAYKRSADYLAPEVMEGKKQSPASDIFSFRKMLQLSVSRRSFFRLFTEIIVIVTSHHAKDRPSANDIVSTLNSEG, encoded by the coding sequence ATGAAGGCACTAATCAAGGAAATTCAAATGTGTGGCGCTTCAAAttcaagtaaaagaaaaagatgCAAGCAAGAGGTGCTGCCCGAGGGAAAAATGCTGCGCATGCTAGGAGAGCACCCCAACCTGCCGTTTCTTTTTGGTGTTGTAACACAGAGAGCTCCTTGCGCCCTTGTAATGCAGTTCCATGGGACAGGGGAAGAGAGTATTACCCTCCACAAAGTGGTAAAGGAAAGAATTTTTAATAAGCAGTTAACGGCTGAAGTGTTTACTGAAATTGCTCAAGCTCTTAGACACATTCACGCCAGGGAAATTGTGCACAACGATTTAAAGGCGAACAATGTTATTATTCAGCAACAAGGTGAACATTATCGTTCCATAATTATCGACTTCGGAAAGAGTGAGGAGATCGTGAAATTGAAAGCGTACAAGAGAAGTGCAGATTACCTGGCACCAGAAGTAATGGAAGGAAAAAAGCAAAGCCCAGCGAGCGATATTTTCTCATTCAGAAAGATGTTACAGTTGTCTGTTTCCAGAAGAAGTTTTTTTCGTCTATTCACTGAAATAATTGTCATCGTGACTTCCCACCATGCCAAGGACAGGCCCTCCGCAAATGACATTGTTTCAACTCTGAACTCTGAAGGATAA